From Rhodamnia argentea isolate NSW1041297 chromosome 10, ASM2092103v1, whole genome shotgun sequence, a single genomic window includes:
- the LOC115739302 gene encoding GATA transcription factor 16-like yields MPDPGEKGSTDCSDGASAEGKKTCADCGTSKTPLWRGGPAGPKSLCNACGIRSRKKRRAVIGLNKVGVEIKKAKRSGSGGGGNGNGGSLKRRVLAWGREVLMQRLSDERQRTKLGEVEQAAVLLMALSYGSVYA; encoded by the exons ATGCCGGATCCGGGTGAAAAG GGATCGACGGACTGTTCCGACGGAGCTTCGGCGGAGGGGAAGAAGACCTGCGCCGATTGCGGGACCTCCAAGACGCCTCTCTGGCGAGGCGGCCCAGCTGGCCCTAAG TCTCTGTGCAATGCGTGCGGGATCAGGAGCAGGAAGAAGAGGCGGGCCGTGATCGGGCTCAACAAAGTCGGGGTGGAGATCAAGAAGGCGAAGCgcagcggcagcggcggcggcgggaaCGGCAACGGCGGCTCCTTGAAGCGGAGGGTCTTGGCCTGGGGGAGGGAAGTGCTGATGCAGAGACTGAGCGACGAGAGGCAGAGGACGAAGCTCGGAGAGGTCGAGCAAGCCGCGGTGCTCTTGATGGCTCTGTCGTACGGCTCTGTCTACGCCTAG
- the LOC115739296 gene encoding uncharacterized protein LOC115739296 has product MPQGKAVTHADLAPSRGRTRLGSKTGAALVILTILCGLFSFILCLVAEATRSQVTWESNTNSSEEGGPGNYDCVYSGSGKMPLLSAAAAFLILAAAMVVEHTYLLIAISKLPPSSPAFAARTLTWHAAFFFVSTWISFAVGEILLLIGLSVESGHLRNWARPRPACLVIREGLFCAAGVFALATVFLAAGLYLTALRTEKAFREQEIARQEMLEASALYASPPRSPPPRIAAVNREDPATGGGHQGQQHPTFGFHSVFSKFSDVV; this is encoded by the exons ATGCCTCAAGGAAAGGCCGTCACGCACGCGGACCTCGCGCCAAGCCGCGGGAGGACCCGCCTGGGCAGCAAGACGGGCGCTGCCCTCGTCATCTTGACGATTCTGTGCGGCCTGTTCAGCTTCATTCTCTGCCTAGTCGCTGAAGCGACCCGTTCGCAG GTGACTTGGGAATCCAATACTAACAGCAGTGAAGAGGGCGGGCCGGGGAACTACGATTGCGTGTACAGTGGGAGCGGGAAGATGCCGCTGTTGTCGGCGGCGGCCGCATTCCTGATATTGGCGGCAGCCATGGTGGTCGAGCACACCTACCTGTTGATCGCCATCAGCAAATTGCCCCCTTCTTCGCCAGCTTTCGCCGCCAGGACCCTCACATGGCATGCTGCGTTCTTCTTCGTCTCCACCTG GATTTCTTTTGCAGTTGGGGAGATCCTTCTGCTGATTGGGCTGAGCGTCGAGTCGGGCCACCTCAGGAATTGGGCCAGGCCGAGGCCCGCTTGCCTTGTCATCCGAGAAGGCCTCTTCTGCGCCGCCGGCGTTTTCGCCTTGGCCACGGTCTTCCTAGCCGCCGGCCTATACTTGACCGCCCTACGCACCGAGAAGGCATTCCGAGAGCAAGAAATCGCGCGGCAGGAGATGCTCGAGGCCTCGGCACTCTACGCGTCCCCGCCCCGGTCGCCACCACCCCGCATCGCAGCCGTCAATCGCGAGGACCCCGCAACCGGAGGCGGTCATCAGGGTCAGCAGCATCCCACTTTTGGGTTCCATTCAGTCTTCAGCAAGTTCTCTGATGTGGTGTGA
- the LOC115739303 gene encoding uncharacterized protein LOC115739303: MDDFPSRFRAVETDRKLESYGYVGDGIAQMQRHAGTDLHRSGRVNPSSSPWNQITHAKDKGSSSSWPWGLSDAESKRRKRVVRYKAYGTEGKIKASIGSSFRWIKNKYSELVHGS, translated from the coding sequence ATGGACGACTTCCCCTCGAGGTTTCGAGCCGTCGAGACCGACCGGAAGCTCGAGAGCTATGGCTATGTCGGAGATGGCATCGCCCAGATGCAGCGGCACGCGGGGACGGATCTGCATCGATCTGGCAGGGTCAACCCGTCAAGTTCGCCGTGGAACCAGATCACCCATGCGAAGGATAAAGGTTCGTCTTCGTCGTGGCCGTGGGGTCTCAGCGACGCCGAATCTAAGAGACGGAAGAGAGTGGTTAGGTACAAGGCGTACGGCACAGAGGGGAAGATCAAAGCTTCGATAGGGAGCAGCTTTCGAtggatcaagaacaagtactcCGAACTTGTGCATGGTAGCTAG
- the LOC115739295 gene encoding ribosomal RNA small subunit methyltransferase NEP1-like, with the protein MVRPFGVKRGNKKRKEKYDAEIEEGEHEQEPQPKHLKGDGVSRGEEAENQEKQSEEAEDDVVHQLEGIPLEPVQSQGSKNIGATFVLEKATLEVAKVGKTYQILNSDDHANFLKRNGRNPADYRPDIVHQALLAILDSPLNKAGKVRAVYVRTERGVLFEVKPHVRIPRTYKRFSGIMLQLLQKLSITAAGKREKLLRVIKNPVTQYLPVSARRIGFSHSSEKLVEMQDYVAAIGDDTPLVFVVGAMAHGKIETEYTDDFISISNYPLSAACCINIIWDALRKHLKFI; encoded by the exons ATGGTGAGGCCTTTTGGAGTCAAACGGGGAAACAAAAAGCGGAAGGAGAAGTACGATGCGGAGATCGAGGAAGGCGAACATGAGCAAGAACCACAACCGAAGCATCTAAAAGGAGATGGTGTGTCGAGAGGAGAAGAGGCGGAAAATCAGGAGAAGCAATCAGAAGAAGCAGAGGATGATGTAGTTCATCAGCTCGAAGGCATACCACTTGAACCGGTCCAGAGTCAAGGCTCCAAGAACATTGGGGCTACTTTTGTTCTCGAGAAGGCTACATTAGAAGTCGCTAAAGTTGGAAAG ACCTATCAAATCTTGAATTCAGATGATCACGCCAACTTTTTGAAGAGGAACGGTAGAAATCCAGCTGATTATAGACCCGACATCGTTCACCAG GCTCTTTTGGCAATCCTAGACAGCCCACTTAATAAGGCAGGAAAGGTTCGTGCTGTCTATGTGAGGACTGAAAGGGGTGTGCTCTTTGAAGTCAAGCCTCATGTCCGTATCCCCAGGACATACAAGCGCTTCTCAGGCATAATGT TGCAATTACTGCAAAAATTGAGTATAACAGCTGCGGGCAAGCGTGAGAAACTTTTACGGGTGATCAAAAACCCTGTGACACAATATCTCCCTGTCAGTGCCAGACGAATCG GATTTTCTCACAGCTCAGAAAAGCTGGTTGAAATGCAGGACTATGTGGCTGCTATTGGTGATGATACTCCTCTAGTGTTTGTG GTTGGTGCGATGGCACATGGGAAAATCGAAACCGAGTATACAGatgattttatttcaa TTTCCAACTATCCATTGAGTGCTGCATGTTGTATCAACATAATTTGGGATGCCTTGCGGAAGCATTTGAAGTTTATTTAA